Proteins encoded together in one Bos indicus isolate NIAB-ARS_2022 breed Sahiwal x Tharparkar chromosome 3, NIAB-ARS_B.indTharparkar_mat_pri_1.0, whole genome shotgun sequence window:
- the TSHB gene encoding thyrotropin subunit beta, whose amino-acid sequence MNHELLVWVITTSAHQCKVSMTATFLMSMIFGLACGQAMSFCIPTEYMMHVERKECAYCLTINTTVCAGYCMTRDVNGKLFLPKYALSQDVCTYRDFMYKTAEIPGCPRHVTPYFSYPVAISCKCGKCNTDYSDCIHEAIKTNYCTKPQKSYMVGFSI is encoded by the exons ATGAACCACGAGCTTTTAGTCTGGGTCATTACAACATCAGCTCACCAATGCAAAGTAAG CATGACTGCTACCTTCCTGATGTCCATGATTTTTGGCCTTGCATGTGGACAAGCAATGTCTTTTTGTATTCCAACTGAGTATATGATGCATGTCGAAAGGAAAGAATGTGCTTACTGCCTAACCATCAACACCACCGTCTGTGCTGGATATTGTATGACACGG GATGTCAACGGCAAGCTGTTTCTTCCCAAATATGCCCTGTCTCAGGATGTCTGTACATACAGAGACTTCATGTACAAGACTGCAGAAATACCAGGATGCCCACGCCATGTTACTCCTTATTTCTCCTACCCGGTAGCTATAAGCTGTAAGTGTGGCAAGTGTAATACTGACTATAGTGATTGTATACATGAGGCCATCAAAACAAACTACTGTACCAAACCCCAGAAGTCCTATATGGTGGGATTTTCTATCTAA